One Faecalispora anaeroviscerum genomic window carries:
- a CDS encoding antirestriction protein ArdA codes for MKEMTVTLMRSDLYASPAYTGAYLRLPANQNGIQDAMERARITADQPYKIVECYNNQGESIEYIPENPPLNELNFLAFRLSEMEDWQEIAFIGLVKMEKELPSIQTLINITYNMDNVQCVPVKNDTELGEFYLDNEFIDVVNEIPDECREEILKFIDPEKVGRFMREAENGAYVDGHYVVKDFDELKQVYDGMHLPEQPKETDYIFNLLLESGVDDLKNNRGQWLSFPASPKQINEALHYLKTASLDDCIIERSESIISRFDNNFTFLEDIDKISVLADRVRKLQSQDALPKYKAILEFTDCADIDHALDLTKNLDCYDFYPQMSSPEEYGRQALLKDSSLKPDDPAFQYVEFDSYGRAMMERDSATNTEYGFVRRNENEMKLEYCRPSIGQQMM; via the coding sequence ATGAAAGAAATGACTGTAACTTTAATGCGTTCCGACTTATATGCCAGTCCAGCATATACTGGCGCGTATCTCCGGCTCCCTGCCAATCAAAATGGAATACAGGACGCGATGGAACGGGCAAGGATCACCGCCGATCAGCCGTATAAAATTGTGGAGTGTTACAACAATCAAGGCGAATCCATCGAGTACATCCCTGAAAATCCGCCGCTTAACGAGCTGAACTTCCTTGCATTCCGGCTGTCAGAAATGGAGGACTGGCAGGAAATCGCCTTTATAGGTCTCGTCAAGATGGAGAAAGAACTGCCCTCCATCCAAACACTCATCAATATCACCTACAACATGGATAACGTCCAGTGTGTACCCGTGAAGAATGATACAGAGCTGGGTGAGTTTTATCTTGACAACGAATTTATTGACGTGGTAAATGAGATTCCGGATGAATGCAGGGAGGAAATCCTGAAGTTCATTGATCCGGAAAAGGTCGGGCGCTTCATGCGGGAAGCTGAGAACGGCGCTTATGTGGACGGTCATTACGTAGTCAAAGATTTTGATGAATTGAAACAAGTGTATGACGGTATGCATTTGCCGGAGCAGCCAAAAGAAACCGATTATATCTTCAATTTGCTCCTTGAAAGCGGTGTGGATGACCTCAAAAACAACCGGGGCCAGTGGCTCTCCTTTCCCGCTTCACCGAAACAAATCAATGAGGCGCTTCATTATTTGAAGACTGCCAGCCTGGATGACTGCATCATCGAAAGAAGCGAAAGCATCATCTCCCGTTTTGACAACAACTTCACTTTTTTAGAGGATATTGATAAAATCAGTGTTCTTGCCGACCGCGTCAGGAAACTTCAATCTCAGGATGCGCTGCCAAAATACAAGGCTATTCTTGAATTTACGGACTGCGCCGATATCGACCACGCCCTTGACCTCACGAAGAATCTTGACTGTTATGATTTCTATCCGCAGATGTCCTCTCCGGAGGAATACGGGCGGCAAGCATTGCTGAAAGATTCCAGCCTGAAGCCGGACGATCCCGCTTTTCAGTATGTCGAGTTTGATAGTTACGGCCGTGCGATGATGGAACGTGATAGCGCAACCAATACGGAATATGGCTTTGTCCGCCGTAATGAAAATGAGATGAAGCTGGAATACTGCCGGCCGTCCATCGGGCAGCAGATGATGTAA
- a CDS encoding DNA adenine methylase, with translation MNSIISWVGGKKALREMIYQRIPKEFERYIEVFGGGGWVLFGRSPDTSMEVYNDFNSDLANLFRCVKERPFALLKELNFLPLNGRDEFNVLKRYLEKEEFTSVYLREELELAQHYLPPSEFDEIKPILTENATMSDVKRAAAFYKLIRYSYGSGCTSYGCQPFDIRKTFHLIWEGSRRLKDTMIENKDFEALIRQYDRPDAFFYCDPPYFETEDHYAVAFKKEDHVRLRDTLAACQGKWLVSYNDCEYIRELYKEHQIEAVTRINNLAQRYDNGCEFAEVFISNYDTAERMRDIPVQMGLFDPPE, from the coding sequence TTGAACAGCATCATCAGTTGGGTGGGCGGCAAAAAGGCCCTGCGCGAAATGATCTATCAGAGAATTCCAAAGGAGTTCGAGCGGTATATTGAAGTCTTCGGCGGGGGTGGCTGGGTGCTGTTCGGACGGTCGCCCGACACCAGCATGGAAGTCTACAATGATTTCAATTCCGACCTTGCCAATCTGTTCCGCTGCGTGAAGGAACGCCCTTTCGCCCTGCTCAAGGAGTTGAACTTCCTTCCGCTGAATGGGCGGGATGAATTCAATGTCCTGAAGAGATATCTTGAGAAGGAGGAATTTACAAGCGTTTATCTGCGGGAAGAGCTGGAACTGGCGCAGCACTATCTGCCTCCTTCAGAGTTTGATGAAATTAAGCCCATTCTCACCGAAAACGCCACCATGTCGGATGTAAAGCGAGCCGCCGCCTTTTACAAGTTGATCCGCTACAGCTACGGTAGCGGATGCACCTCCTATGGGTGCCAGCCCTTCGACATCCGTAAAACCTTTCATCTGATATGGGAGGGCAGCCGCAGGCTTAAGGATACGATGATTGAAAATAAAGACTTTGAGGCGCTGATCCGTCAGTACGACAGACCGGACGCCTTTTTTTATTGCGATCCGCCGTATTTTGAAACCGAGGATCACTATGCGGTAGCGTTTAAAAAGGAAGATCATGTGCGACTTCGGGACACGCTTGCAGCCTGTCAGGGCAAATGGCTGGTGTCCTACAATGACTGTGAATACATCAGGGAACTGTACAAGGAGCACCAAATCGAAGCCGTCACCCGCATTAACAACCTCGCCCAGCGGTATGACAATGGCTGTGAGTTCGCCGAAGTCTTCATCTCGAACTACGACACAGCCGAGCGCATGCGTGATATTCCGGTACAAATGGGATTGTTTGATCCACCGGAATGA
- a CDS encoding glycoside hydrolase family 25 protein, with protein sequence MYKGIDVSYANNRVDWDKLKGKIDFAILRCGYGNNQTDQDDVQWARNVAECNRLGIPWGTYLYSYAESAADAGSEAAHVLRLLKGQKPAYPVYIDMEHDAAFKSKALSTQICKIFCETVSAAGFIAGIYANKDWATNRLDMLQLAAWPFWLAQYSSKVTYTGKYDMWQYSSSGTMPGITNKVDLNYCYKDFTAMGIPTSAITGLTLDTSNGKDLTAGERYTVLAKCKEKPAVTTTGRDVIAVSEPRLDPKGRGWLIDVQGLLPEPVVRHGHITVSAAGQTVQCNFNVT encoded by the coding sequence ATGTATAAAGGTATCGACGTAAGCTATGCCAACAATCGTGTCGATTGGGACAAGCTTAAGGGCAAGATTGATTTTGCGATCCTGCGCTGCGGGTATGGCAACAATCAAACGGATCAGGACGATGTACAATGGGCGCGCAACGTGGCCGAGTGCAACCGGCTGGGCATCCCGTGGGGCACGTATCTGTACAGCTACGCGGAGTCCGCAGCAGACGCCGGGAGCGAGGCAGCACATGTTCTGCGGCTGCTCAAAGGGCAGAAACCCGCCTACCCGGTGTACATCGACATGGAACATGATGCGGCGTTTAAAAGCAAGGCCTTATCCACGCAGATCTGCAAGATCTTTTGTGAGACTGTTTCCGCTGCTGGATTTATCGCCGGGATTTACGCCAATAAGGACTGGGCAACAAACCGGCTCGACATGTTGCAGCTCGCTGCATGGCCATTTTGGCTGGCGCAGTATAGCAGCAAAGTGACCTACACCGGCAAATATGATATGTGGCAGTACAGCAGCAGCGGGACTATGCCGGGTATCACCAACAAAGTGGACCTCAATTATTGCTATAAGGATTTCACTGCTATGGGAATCCCGACCTCGGCGATCACCGGTCTAACGCTCGACACTTCCAACGGCAAGGATCTGACTGCGGGTGAGCGGTATACCGTGCTGGCCAAGTGCAAGGAAAAGCCTGCCGTTACCACCACCGGCCGCGACGTGATCGCCGTATCGGAACCGCGGCTTGACCCGAAAGGGCGGGGATGGCTGATCGACGTGCAGGGCCTGCTGCCGGAGCCGGTCGTAAGGCATGGACATATCACTGTGAGCGCTGCCGGGCAGACCGTGCAGTGCAATTTTAATGTAACTTGA
- a CDS encoding leucine-rich repeat domain-containing protein: MKTFQKAMAFLLTLIIIIGTSAFSFPILASADTTGDFEIDQFGTLTAYKGAGGAVVIPNGVKAIGYSVFSRKNVTTITIPQGVTTIQSGAFEKSELTSIVLPEGVTTIDRSAFQDCAQLSKVQIPKSVTQIGQDAFLGTAWMAQYPNDMVIVNDILLNYKNKNAVSVVLPVGLKKINTRALVGMKNMTKLSIPNTVTSIEGEALAGSSALKDLVIPDSVTLIGKEAFARCTSLTNVALSKNVSVLDYSLFSRCTSLKKIVIPEGVTQIKNYVFDGCSSLSEVVLPNSLTAMDGAFIDCFSLKSIIFPDHLNLVSTNSIYSISGYGPNKYYDFTIYGKEDSSATSYLIYARSNNYKFCVIGENLIYLPNGSLLYNGKSYGGAVTMDTRTYTMTPGNIYDIGVKLAGDAPIQTRKMASSRDGIASVRQLPNGNYRVTGLRPGTTYITYTIYSLQSGKEIAHASIKVDVTLGAKQHGVACRQTTYFNR, from the coding sequence ATGAAAACATTTCAAAAAGCAATGGCCTTTCTTTTAACGCTAATTATCATAATTGGCACGTCTGCTTTCTCTTTTCCGATACTGGCGAGTGCAGATACTACTGGTGATTTTGAGATCGATCAATTTGGGACCCTCACCGCCTATAAAGGGGCCGGCGGCGCAGTTGTCATTCCTAACGGGGTAAAGGCAATCGGCTACAGTGTGTTCAGCCGTAAAAATGTCACTACCATTACAATACCCCAGGGAGTGACGACCATACAAAGTGGGGCATTCGAAAAATCCGAGCTGACCAGCATTGTCCTTCCGGAAGGGGTAACTACAATTGACAGATCCGCTTTTCAGGACTGTGCACAGCTTTCTAAAGTACAGATTCCCAAAAGCGTCACCCAAATCGGCCAAGATGCATTTTTGGGGACCGCTTGGATGGCGCAGTATCCGAATGACATGGTTATCGTGAATGACATTCTGCTGAATTACAAAAACAAAAATGCTGTTTCTGTCGTGCTCCCTGTGGGCTTAAAGAAGATTAACACAAGAGCTTTGGTCGGCATGAAAAACATGACCAAGCTTTCCATTCCCAATACAGTAACCAGCATCGAAGGCGAAGCTCTGGCCGGTTCGTCGGCACTAAAAGATTTGGTAATACCTGACAGCGTCACCCTCATCGGAAAAGAGGCGTTTGCAAGATGCACCAGCCTAACAAATGTCGCTCTTTCTAAAAATGTCAGCGTCTTGGATTATAGTTTGTTTTCCCGGTGTACTTCTCTGAAAAAAATCGTTATTCCCGAAGGGGTTACCCAGATTAAAAATTATGTTTTTGACGGGTGCAGTTCGTTATCCGAGGTGGTGCTCCCGAATAGCCTGACAGCCATGGATGGTGCATTCATTGATTGCTTTAGTCTAAAAAGCATCATCTTTCCCGATCACCTTAACCTGGTTAGCACTAATAGCATTTACTCAATATCAGGCTATGGGCCAAATAAATATTATGATTTTACCATTTACGGTAAAGAAGACTCTTCTGCCACTAGTTATTTAATATATGCAAGATCCAACAATTACAAATTCTGTGTAATAGGAGAAAATTTGATTTATCTGCCAAACGGCTCGCTTCTCTATAATGGAAAAAGTTATGGGGGTGCGGTTACTATGGATACCAGGACATATACAATGACGCCTGGAAACATTTACGATATCGGTGTAAAATTGGCGGGTGACGCTCCAATCCAAACCCGTAAAATGGCATCTTCGCGCGATGGCATTGCATCAGTTCGTCAGCTCCCAAATGGAAATTACCGTGTTACTGGTCTGCGCCCCGGAACAACATATATCACTTACACCATTTACAGCCTCCAGAGCGGTAAAGAAATTGCTCACGCATCCATTAAGGTTGATGTAACTTTAGGTGCCAAGCAGCATGGCGTTGCCTGCCGCCAAACCACCTACTTTAATCGTTAA
- a CDS encoding XkdX family protein yields MAFWTIAYQHGWATKAQLGQAVAKGLITAADYKTITGEDYNV; encoded by the coding sequence ATGGCATTTTGGACAATTGCATATCAGCATGGCTGGGCTACAAAGGCGCAGCTTGGGCAGGCGGTCGCAAAGGGTCTGATTACCGCCGCCGACTATAAAACCATCACGGGGGAGGATTATAATGTATAA
- a CDS encoding phage holin family protein yields the protein MENINTFKVSLVALGGAASAVLGWFGWLVVIFIAAMVIDWFTGSARAGKDGEWSSKRAREGLWHKCGSLIAVIVAGLADIVLGLIVNNIPAIVLPWEYTVMICPVVVVWYILTELGSIIENVGELGAPIPAFLRNMIKALKAAANTAGNQLIPGEDSETDKTE from the coding sequence ATGGAAAACATCAATACATTCAAGGTATCTCTAGTTGCGCTGGGGGGTGCTGCAAGCGCCGTGCTCGGCTGGTTCGGCTGGCTGGTGGTCATATTTATCGCAGCCATGGTTATCGACTGGTTTACCGGTTCTGCGCGCGCGGGAAAAGACGGGGAGTGGAGCTCCAAACGCGCCAGGGAAGGCCTCTGGCATAAATGCGGGTCCCTGATCGCGGTAATCGTTGCCGGTCTGGCTGACATCGTTTTGGGTCTTATCGTCAACAATATTCCGGCAATCGTTTTGCCCTGGGAATACACGGTGATGATTTGCCCGGTGGTGGTTGTGTGGTATATCTTGACGGAGCTCGGCAGCATCATCGAAAACGTGGGAGAACTGGGCGCTCCGATTCCCGCATTCTTACGCAATATGATTAAGGCGCTCAAAGCCGCAGCTAATACCGCCGGCAACCAGTTGATTCCCGGCGAGGACAGCGAGACGGATAAAACTGAATAG